In Candidatus Woesebacteria bacterium, one DNA window encodes the following:
- a CDS encoding Transporter, whose translation MDIFYPLQKIFDFLTFSLLGLKENTHLAQSLNFFIYDSVKIFILLLVINYLMAIIRYFIPTEKIRDFLTKRRWYGFDYFLASAFGVITPFCSCSSIPLFVGFLSSGIPLGVTLAFLITSPLVNEASIAVFIGLFGLKITLLYVFSGVVLGMIGGFFLGKMGLDKEIDETIRKVIENGKLNQRLEIKTKKLPLLVLLKQFWLEGWSLTRKIFVYVLIGVGLGALIHGFVPVGFFEKYLRNSSFWSVPLASILAVPLYSNAVGVIPVMEALVQKGVPFGTALAFMMATVGLSLPEALILKRAMKTKLLVSFFAMVTLGIILIGYLFNFFSVKI comes from the coding sequence ATGGATATTTTCTACCCTTTACAAAAAATTTTTGATTTTTTGACCTTTAGTCTTCTCGGCCTTAAGGAGAATACTCATTTGGCTCAAAGTTTAAACTTTTTTATTTATGATTCAGTTAAGATCTTTATTTTACTTCTTGTTATCAATTATTTAATGGCGATTATTCGCTACTTTATTCCAACTGAGAAAATTCGCGATTTTCTAACCAAAAGACGATGGTATGGTTTTGATTACTTTTTAGCTTCAGCTTTTGGGGTGATTACTCCTTTTTGTTCCTGTTCTTCTATACCTCTTTTTGTTGGTTTTCTCTCGTCAGGAATTCCTCTTGGTGTGACACTTGCTTTTTTAATTACCTCTCCTCTTGTGAATGAGGCCTCAATTGCAGTTTTTATTGGCCTTTTTGGTTTGAAGATAACTTTGCTCTATGTTTTTTCAGGTGTTGTTTTGGGGATGATAGGAGGCTTTTTTTTGGGTAAGATGGGACTTGATAAAGAAATAGATGAAACTATAAGAAAGGTTATTGAAAATGGAAAGCTAAACCAAAGATTGGAGATCAAGACAAAAAAATTACCTTTACTTGTTCTTTTGAAGCAATTTTGGTTGGAGGGATGGAGTCTGACAAGGAAAATTTTTGTTTATGTTTTAATTGGTGTTGGCTTGGGAGCTCTAATTCATGGTTTTGTGCCTGTTGGTTTTTTTGAGAAGTATTTAAGGAATAGCAGTTTTTGGTCTGTTCCTTTAGCCTCTATTTTAGCGGTGCCTTTATATTCAAATGCAGTTGGTGTCATACCTGTTATGGAAGCTTTGGTTCAAAAAGGGGTTCCTTTTGGCACAGCTCTTGCTTTTATGATGGCAACTGTTGGTTTGTCTTTGCCGGAAGCCTTGATTTTAAAGCGGGCGATGAAAACAAAGCTGCTTGTTAGTTTTTTTGCTATGGTCACTTTGGGAATTATCTTAATAGGCTACCTGTTTAATTTCTTTTCTGTTAAAATCTAA
- a CDS encoding Zinc ABC transporter, ATP-binding protein ZnuC, with product MKTLLEVKNLKINLDENNIVKDLSFQLKEGEILTILGPNGSGKSVLIKTLLGIFPYEGEIIWHKKPKIGYLPQNLNQIGLKNYPLTVFDFFKLKNERLTKKEMIKYLEIVGLKEEILDKTVGVLSGGEFQRVLIAWVLISKPELVFFDEPTSGIDLSKEETIYSLLKKIKEKENLTIILITHDLSVIYKYSDNVLYLTHKKHFCYGKPKEILKEGNLKEIYGENIGIYKHK from the coding sequence ATGAAAACCCTTTTAGAAGTCAAAAACCTAAAAATAAACCTTGACGAAAACAACATCGTTAAAGATCTATCATTTCAACTTAAAGAAGGAGAAATATTAACAATTCTTGGCCCAAACGGATCTGGAAAGAGCGTCTTGATTAAAACTCTACTCGGAATTTTTCCATACGAAGGAGAAATAATCTGGCACAAAAAGCCAAAAATAGGGTATCTACCTCAAAATCTAAATCAAATTGGCCTCAAAAATTATCCCCTGACAGTATTTGACTTTTTCAAACTCAAAAACGAAAGACTTACAAAAAAAGAAATGATCAAATATCTAGAAATTGTGGGGCTTAAAGAAGAAATTTTGGACAAAACTGTAGGAGTCCTCTCTGGGGGAGAGTTTCAAAGAGTGTTAATAGCCTGGGTCTTAATATCAAAACCAGAGCTCGTATTTTTTGATGAACCAACATCAGGAATTGATCTTTCAAAAGAAGAGACTATCTACTCTCTTCTTAAAAAAATAAAGGAAAAAGAAAATTTAACCATAATCCTGATAACACACGACTTGAGTGTTATTTACAAATACTCAGACAATGTTTTGTATCTAACACACAAAAAACATTTCTGCTACGGCAAGCCTAAAGAAATATTAAAAGAAGGAAATCTAAAAGAAATCTACGGAGAAAATATTGGAATTTATAAGCACAAATAA
- a CDS encoding Zinc ABC transporter, inner membrane permease protein ZnuB, whose product MEQAILTITSAIFISSAAAYLGTLMLSRKMSVTADPLAHLAFPGVTLALILGIEISFGIFPFIIIGALLIWLLEKRTKLPFENLSAVIFAIGVGTALVFLPIEKAEEALVGVIDNITLSETLFITLTSLTSIVLTRKIYSKIMLINIDEELATAEKINVSKYNLIYLLNIALVIGLGVYLVGGLITAALVAIPAATSRNLSKNLSSYQTMSVIFGILSSITGITTAHLTNLPTGPMIIVANAILFILSLAFSRKRS is encoded by the coding sequence ATGGAGCAAGCCATACTTACAATAACAAGCGCAATTTTTATAAGCTCAGCTGCTGCCTATCTTGGAACTCTTATGCTTTCAAGGAAGATGTCTGTCACAGCTGACCCTTTGGCACACCTTGCCTTTCCCGGAGTAACATTGGCTCTAATTCTTGGAATTGAAATCTCGTTTGGCATCTTCCCTTTTATAATCATCGGCGCTTTATTAATTTGGCTTCTTGAAAAAAGAACCAAACTCCCCTTTGAAAATCTTTCAGCCGTTATTTTTGCAATAGGCGTTGGAACAGCCTTAGTTTTTTTGCCTATTGAAAAAGCTGAAGAAGCTCTTGTTGGTGTAATTGATAATATCACACTAAGCGAGACACTTTTTATAACTCTCACATCTCTAACCTCTATTGTCCTGACAAGAAAAATATATTCCAAAATTATGCTAATTAATATTGACGAAGAACTGGCAACAGCAGAAAAAATAAATGTAAGCAAATACAACTTAATTTATCTTTTAAACATTGCCCTTGTCATAGGACTTGGGGTTTACTTGGTTGGGGGATTGATTACTGCCGCTTTAGTTGCAATACCTGCTGCAACCTCAAGAAATTTAAGTAAAAATCTATCTTCATACCAAACAATGTCTGTTATATTTGGAATTTTATCTTCTATAACAGGTATAACCACTGCTCACCTGACAAATTTGCCTACAGGACCGATGATAATTGTAGCAAACGCTATTTTATTTATTCTCTCTCTTGCCTTCTCAAGAAAGAGGAGTTAG
- a CDS encoding Histidyl-tRNA synthetase — protein sequence MAKTKGPMSGFRDFLASELIPRQRMIETIKKVYESYGFLPLDTPAIERFETLTGKYGEEGEKLIYQFEDHGGRKVALRYDLTVPLARVVAQYKDDLVLPYKRYQVGNVWRGESPQTGRYREFLQFDADIVGAKSALSDSEIVMMMADAMQALGVGALISVNNRRILDALSEKLGLDSDASRKLFLIIDKTSKLGKDKVLEEIKIEFGDKVSELVLQFLSISGSSEEKIDKIREVLGSSVALLEGISNLGEVFSILKKSGYGENLVVFDPTIVRGLDYYTGIIYETYLLDLPEIGSVCSGGRFDKLISLLSDGKVDLPAVGTSVGVDRLFSALEKLGKVEKVKTNSKVLVVNFPGIDPSNYSLLSKKFRAAGIAAEVYYDSSKLDKQFKYADSLGIPWVVMFGEEEIKKGLIKVKDLETGDQKLVNLEDFISSLKN from the coding sequence ATGGCAAAAACTAAAGGTCCGATGTCGGGGTTTCGTGATTTTCTTGCCTCAGAGCTTATACCTCGGCAAAGGATGATTGAAACTATAAAAAAGGTTTACGAAAGCTATGGCTTTCTCCCACTTGATACCCCTGCCATCGAGCGTTTTGAGACCTTAACAGGTAAATATGGCGAGGAAGGGGAGAAACTTATTTATCAGTTTGAGGATCATGGGGGAAGAAAAGTTGCGCTTCGTTATGATTTAACTGTTCCTTTGGCACGGGTTGTGGCGCAATATAAAGACGATCTAGTCTTGCCTTATAAAAGATATCAAGTTGGTAATGTCTGGCGTGGCGAAAGCCCGCAGACAGGTAGGTATCGCGAGTTTTTGCAATTTGATGCTGATATAGTTGGTGCCAAAAGCGCACTTTCTGATAGTGAAATTGTGATGATGATGGCAGATGCCATGCAGGCCTTGGGTGTTGGTGCTTTGATTTCTGTTAACAATAGAAGAATTCTTGATGCTTTATCTGAAAAATTAGGCCTTGATAGCGATGCTTCCAGGAAATTATTTTTGATAATTGATAAGACTAGTAAGCTAGGAAAAGACAAAGTTCTTGAGGAAATAAAGATTGAATTTGGAGACAAAGTTTCTGAATTAGTCTTACAATTTTTGTCAATTAGTGGCAGTAGCGAAGAAAAAATAGACAAGATAAGAGAAGTCTTGGGGTCAAGTGTTGCTCTTCTTGAGGGAATATCTAACCTGGGGGAAGTGTTTTCTATTTTAAAGAAATCAGGCTATGGTGAAAATCTAGTTGTCTTTGACCCAACCATTGTTCGTGGGCTTGACTACTATACGGGCATAATTTATGAAACTTACCTTTTGGATTTGCCTGAAATAGGCAGTGTTTGCAGTGGTGGCAGATTTGATAAATTGATTTCACTTTTGTCAGACGGCAAAGTTGATTTGCCAGCTGTCGGAACTTCAGTGGGTGTTGATAGGCTTTTTTCGGCTCTTGAAAAGTTAGGTAAAGTTGAAAAAGTTAAGACCAATTCCAAGGTTCTGGTTGTTAATTTTCCTGGAATTGATCCCTCAAATTATTCTCTCTTGTCGAAGAAATTCCGAGCGGCAGGAATAGCCGCTGAAGTTTATTATGATTCCTCAAAACTTGATAAACAGTTTAAATATGCTGATAGTTTGGGTATTCCTTGGGTGGTTATGTTTGGCGAGGAAGAGATTAAAAAAGGTCTTATCAAGGTCAAAGATCTAGAAACTGGAGATCAAAAGTTAGTTAATCTTGAAGATTTTATCTCTTCTCTCAAAAATTAA